A window of the Cucurbita pepo subsp. pepo cultivar mu-cu-16 chromosome LG01, ASM280686v2, whole genome shotgun sequence genome harbors these coding sequences:
- the LOC111788949 gene encoding uncharacterized protein LOC111788949 isoform X1 codes for MKVEGEPVVSHSDASPKFIPKSFECDNDALDSGGMKLEDHKDFTGLLKGNEDANHKNTVVGLDDLNEFDEVKAFVPSLTNSSKVDLFEEDSELYMEKSIVECQLPELIVRYKENSCNIVKDICIDDGVPSRDKLLCGSSSLDEKAVCVILPPEEDWKDELARTLEEGDMFASDDSEHSESFGKKDSPNQSDFEDLARTPEAEYDVDYFTDNDILNLPMTDLFTESVKPMTNNKNEPNPQSEQVLEVPVLARVAEESYSDTREAISEVASSDLATEESKNNDSAEDISYNSKMDKGNITFDFNSFASTASDGLEHCDNGDLNSSAPSTSASVDCLETSSSNRLASTDKCQAHCYDYCSNPKRMEYEDLLRVEYEDSHKAEVGNSDSHLVSSQVQHGVGEASVSSMVSLGSLLSNSGHIGYSGSISRRSDSSTTSTRSFAFPILQSEWNSSPVRMAKADQKHLRKLRGWRQGLLCCRF; via the exons ATGAAAGTTG AGGGCGAGCCTGTAGTTTCCCATTCAGATGCTAGCCCCAAGTTTATTCCCAAGTCTTTTGAGTGCGATAACGATGCTCTTGATTCTGGTGGGATGAAGCTGGAAGATCATAAAGATTTTACAGGTCTTCTCAAAGGTAACGAGGATGCCAATCACAAGAATACTGTTGTAGGTCTTGATGATCTTAATGAATTTGACGAAGTTAAAGCCTTTGTGCCATCACTCACTAATTCTTCTAAAGTAGACTTGTTTGAGGAAGACTCGGAGTTATACATGGAAAAGAGTATTGTTGAATGTCAACTTCCTGAACTCATAGTTCGTTACAAAGAAAACAGCTGCAATATTGTGAAGGATATTTGTATTGACGACGGAGTACCTTCTCGGGATAAGCTCTTGTGTGGTAGTAGTAGTTTGGATGAGAAGGCTGTCTGTGTCATTCTCCCTCCTGAGGAAGATTGGAAGGACGAGTTGGCAAGAACGCTGGAGGAAGGAGATATGTTTGCTTCTGACGATTCAGAGCATTCGGAATCTTTTGGCAAAAAGGATTCACCCAATCAAAGCGATTTCGAGGATTTGGCTAGAACACCCGAGGCAGAATATGATGTGGATTATTTTACTGACAATGATATACTAAATCTTCCAATGACAGACTTGTTTACAGAGAGCGTAAAGCCAATGACCAACAATAAGAATGAGCCTAACCCTCAGTCTGAACAG GTTTTGGAAGTCCCTGTTTTGGCACGTGTAGCTGAAGAATCTTATAGTGACACCAGAGAAGCAATATCAGAAGTTGCTTCTTCAGATCTAGCAACTGAAGAGTCAAAAAATAACGATTCTGCGGAGGATATATCATACAATAGTAAAATGGACAAAGGAAACATTACTTTtgatttcaattcttttgcATCCACAGCTAGTGATGGACTGGAGCATTGTGATAATGGTGACTTGAACTCTTCAGCTCCTTCGACCAGTGCCTCGGTGGATTGCCTAGAGACTAGCAGCTCCAACCGCTTAGCTTCAACTGACAAATGTCAAGCACATTGTTACGATTATTGTAGTAACCCGAAACGTATGGAGTATGAAGACTTGCTACGAGTGGAATATGAAGACTCACATAAGGCAGAAGTTGGGAATTCTGATAGTCATTTAGTTTCAAGCCAAGTTCAACATGGCGTAGGTGAAGCAAGTGTCTCTTCTATGGTATCTTTGGGGAGTCTGTTGTCCAATTCAGGCCATATAGGTTACTCCGGCAGCATCTCTCGTCGTTCCGATAGCAGCACGACCAGCACCCGTTCCTTTGCCTTTCCCAT ATTACAATCCGAATGGAACAGTAGTCCTGTTAGAATGGCTAAAGCTGATCAGAAACATCTACGGAAG
- the LOC111788949 gene encoding uncharacterized protein LOC111788949 isoform X3 gives MKVEGEPVVSHSDASPKFIPKSFECDNDALDSGGMKLEDHKDFTGLLKDLFEEDSELYMEKSIVECQLPELIVRYKENSCNIVKDICIDDGVPSRDKLLCGSSSLDEKAVCVILPPEEDWKDELARTLEEGDMFASDDSEHSESFGKKDSPNQSDFEDLARTPEAEYDVDYFTDNDILNLPMTDLFTESVKPMTNNKNEPNPQSEQVLEVPVLARVAEESYSDTREAISEVASSDLATEESKNNDSAEDISYNSKMDKGNITFDFNSFASTASDGLEHCDNGDLNSSAPSTSASVDCLETSSSNRLASTDKCQAHCYDYCSNPKRMEYEDLLRVEYEDSHKAEVGNSDSHLVSSQVQHGVGEASVSSMVSLGSLLSNSGHIGYSGSISRRSDSSTTSTRSFAFPILQSEWNSSPVRMAKADQKHLRKLRGWRQGLLCCRF, from the exons ATGAAAGTTG AGGGCGAGCCTGTAGTTTCCCATTCAGATGCTAGCCCCAAGTTTATTCCCAAGTCTTTTGAGTGCGATAACGATGCTCTTGATTCTGGTGGGATGAAGCTGGAAGATCATAAAGATTTTACAGGTCTTCTCAAAG ACTTGTTTGAGGAAGACTCGGAGTTATACATGGAAAAGAGTATTGTTGAATGTCAACTTCCTGAACTCATAGTTCGTTACAAAGAAAACAGCTGCAATATTGTGAAGGATATTTGTATTGACGACGGAGTACCTTCTCGGGATAAGCTCTTGTGTGGTAGTAGTAGTTTGGATGAGAAGGCTGTCTGTGTCATTCTCCCTCCTGAGGAAGATTGGAAGGACGAGTTGGCAAGAACGCTGGAGGAAGGAGATATGTTTGCTTCTGACGATTCAGAGCATTCGGAATCTTTTGGCAAAAAGGATTCACCCAATCAAAGCGATTTCGAGGATTTGGCTAGAACACCCGAGGCAGAATATGATGTGGATTATTTTACTGACAATGATATACTAAATCTTCCAATGACAGACTTGTTTACAGAGAGCGTAAAGCCAATGACCAACAATAAGAATGAGCCTAACCCTCAGTCTGAACAG GTTTTGGAAGTCCCTGTTTTGGCACGTGTAGCTGAAGAATCTTATAGTGACACCAGAGAAGCAATATCAGAAGTTGCTTCTTCAGATCTAGCAACTGAAGAGTCAAAAAATAACGATTCTGCGGAGGATATATCATACAATAGTAAAATGGACAAAGGAAACATTACTTTtgatttcaattcttttgcATCCACAGCTAGTGATGGACTGGAGCATTGTGATAATGGTGACTTGAACTCTTCAGCTCCTTCGACCAGTGCCTCGGTGGATTGCCTAGAGACTAGCAGCTCCAACCGCTTAGCTTCAACTGACAAATGTCAAGCACATTGTTACGATTATTGTAGTAACCCGAAACGTATGGAGTATGAAGACTTGCTACGAGTGGAATATGAAGACTCACATAAGGCAGAAGTTGGGAATTCTGATAGTCATTTAGTTTCAAGCCAAGTTCAACATGGCGTAGGTGAAGCAAGTGTCTCTTCTATGGTATCTTTGGGGAGTCTGTTGTCCAATTCAGGCCATATAGGTTACTCCGGCAGCATCTCTCGTCGTTCCGATAGCAGCACGACCAGCACCCGTTCCTTTGCCTTTCCCAT ATTACAATCCGAATGGAACAGTAGTCCTGTTAGAATGGCTAAAGCTGATCAGAAACATCTACGGAAG
- the LOC111788949 gene encoding uncharacterized protein LOC111788949 isoform X2, whose product MKLEDHKDFTGLLKGNEDANHKNTVVGLDDLNEFDEVKAFVPSLTNSSKVDLFEEDSELYMEKSIVECQLPELIVRYKENSCNIVKDICIDDGVPSRDKLLCGSSSLDEKAVCVILPPEEDWKDELARTLEEGDMFASDDSEHSESFGKKDSPNQSDFEDLARTPEAEYDVDYFTDNDILNLPMTDLFTESVKPMTNNKNEPNPQSEQVLEVPVLARVAEESYSDTREAISEVASSDLATEESKNNDSAEDISYNSKMDKGNITFDFNSFASTASDGLEHCDNGDLNSSAPSTSASVDCLETSSSNRLASTDKCQAHCYDYCSNPKRMEYEDLLRVEYEDSHKAEVGNSDSHLVSSQVQHGVGEASVSSMVSLGSLLSNSGHIGYSGSISRRSDSSTTSTRSFAFPILQSEWNSSPVRMAKADQKHLRKLRGWRQGLLCCRF is encoded by the exons ATGAAGCTGGAAGATCATAAAGATTTTACAGGTCTTCTCAAAGGTAACGAGGATGCCAATCACAAGAATACTGTTGTAGGTCTTGATGATCTTAATGAATTTGACGAAGTTAAAGCCTTTGTGCCATCACTCACTAATTCTTCTAAAGTAGACTTGTTTGAGGAAGACTCGGAGTTATACATGGAAAAGAGTATTGTTGAATGTCAACTTCCTGAACTCATAGTTCGTTACAAAGAAAACAGCTGCAATATTGTGAAGGATATTTGTATTGACGACGGAGTACCTTCTCGGGATAAGCTCTTGTGTGGTAGTAGTAGTTTGGATGAGAAGGCTGTCTGTGTCATTCTCCCTCCTGAGGAAGATTGGAAGGACGAGTTGGCAAGAACGCTGGAGGAAGGAGATATGTTTGCTTCTGACGATTCAGAGCATTCGGAATCTTTTGGCAAAAAGGATTCACCCAATCAAAGCGATTTCGAGGATTTGGCTAGAACACCCGAGGCAGAATATGATGTGGATTATTTTACTGACAATGATATACTAAATCTTCCAATGACAGACTTGTTTACAGAGAGCGTAAAGCCAATGACCAACAATAAGAATGAGCCTAACCCTCAGTCTGAACAG GTTTTGGAAGTCCCTGTTTTGGCACGTGTAGCTGAAGAATCTTATAGTGACACCAGAGAAGCAATATCAGAAGTTGCTTCTTCAGATCTAGCAACTGAAGAGTCAAAAAATAACGATTCTGCGGAGGATATATCATACAATAGTAAAATGGACAAAGGAAACATTACTTTtgatttcaattcttttgcATCCACAGCTAGTGATGGACTGGAGCATTGTGATAATGGTGACTTGAACTCTTCAGCTCCTTCGACCAGTGCCTCGGTGGATTGCCTAGAGACTAGCAGCTCCAACCGCTTAGCTTCAACTGACAAATGTCAAGCACATTGTTACGATTATTGTAGTAACCCGAAACGTATGGAGTATGAAGACTTGCTACGAGTGGAATATGAAGACTCACATAAGGCAGAAGTTGGGAATTCTGATAGTCATTTAGTTTCAAGCCAAGTTCAACATGGCGTAGGTGAAGCAAGTGTCTCTTCTATGGTATCTTTGGGGAGTCTGTTGTCCAATTCAGGCCATATAGGTTACTCCGGCAGCATCTCTCGTCGTTCCGATAGCAGCACGACCAGCACCCGTTCCTTTGCCTTTCCCAT ATTACAATCCGAATGGAACAGTAGTCCTGTTAGAATGGCTAAAGCTGATCAGAAACATCTACGGAAG
- the LOC111788949 gene encoding uncharacterized protein LOC111788949 isoform X4, translating into MEKSIVECQLPELIVRYKENSCNIVKDICIDDGVPSRDKLLCGSSSLDEKAVCVILPPEEDWKDELARTLEEGDMFASDDSEHSESFGKKDSPNQSDFEDLARTPEAEYDVDYFTDNDILNLPMTDLFTESVKPMTNNKNEPNPQSEQVLEVPVLARVAEESYSDTREAISEVASSDLATEESKNNDSAEDISYNSKMDKGNITFDFNSFASTASDGLEHCDNGDLNSSAPSTSASVDCLETSSSNRLASTDKCQAHCYDYCSNPKRMEYEDLLRVEYEDSHKAEVGNSDSHLVSSQVQHGVGEASVSSMVSLGSLLSNSGHIGYSGSISRRSDSSTTSTRSFAFPILQSEWNSSPVRMAKADQKHLRKLRGWRQGLLCCRF; encoded by the exons ATGGAAAAGAGTATTGTTGAATGTCAACTTCCTGAACTCATAGTTCGTTACAAAGAAAACAGCTGCAATATTGTGAAGGATATTTGTATTGACGACGGAGTACCTTCTCGGGATAAGCTCTTGTGTGGTAGTAGTAGTTTGGATGAGAAGGCTGTCTGTGTCATTCTCCCTCCTGAGGAAGATTGGAAGGACGAGTTGGCAAGAACGCTGGAGGAAGGAGATATGTTTGCTTCTGACGATTCAGAGCATTCGGAATCTTTTGGCAAAAAGGATTCACCCAATCAAAGCGATTTCGAGGATTTGGCTAGAACACCCGAGGCAGAATATGATGTGGATTATTTTACTGACAATGATATACTAAATCTTCCAATGACAGACTTGTTTACAGAGAGCGTAAAGCCAATGACCAACAATAAGAATGAGCCTAACCCTCAGTCTGAACAG GTTTTGGAAGTCCCTGTTTTGGCACGTGTAGCTGAAGAATCTTATAGTGACACCAGAGAAGCAATATCAGAAGTTGCTTCTTCAGATCTAGCAACTGAAGAGTCAAAAAATAACGATTCTGCGGAGGATATATCATACAATAGTAAAATGGACAAAGGAAACATTACTTTtgatttcaattcttttgcATCCACAGCTAGTGATGGACTGGAGCATTGTGATAATGGTGACTTGAACTCTTCAGCTCCTTCGACCAGTGCCTCGGTGGATTGCCTAGAGACTAGCAGCTCCAACCGCTTAGCTTCAACTGACAAATGTCAAGCACATTGTTACGATTATTGTAGTAACCCGAAACGTATGGAGTATGAAGACTTGCTACGAGTGGAATATGAAGACTCACATAAGGCAGAAGTTGGGAATTCTGATAGTCATTTAGTTTCAAGCCAAGTTCAACATGGCGTAGGTGAAGCAAGTGTCTCTTCTATGGTATCTTTGGGGAGTCTGTTGTCCAATTCAGGCCATATAGGTTACTCCGGCAGCATCTCTCGTCGTTCCGATAGCAGCACGACCAGCACCCGTTCCTTTGCCTTTCCCAT ATTACAATCCGAATGGAACAGTAGTCCTGTTAGAATGGCTAAAGCTGATCAGAAACATCTACGGAAG